Proteins from one Fragaria vesca subsp. vesca linkage group LG6, FraVesHawaii_1.0, whole genome shotgun sequence genomic window:
- the LOC101299491 gene encoding uncharacterized protein LOC101299491 — protein MGLVGVALIEMLRWVDTYYFVSVSSSFVGYGDISFRSSLGKGFAIVWLSLCGVILGRAFTYIRMYLLRESVSPETRKNMETKWSPRFENRRIAVALSFIESQATLSWIIDNLPISSGDTIYLIHVASEDSYDNLYRDTGSGDVTLAEFRTTKGRLKYHVTADIESADLQRFGETMKPKKVSVKVRIFYGNPKKKLCEAIRVLQLTSLILGRKETHII, from the exons ATGGGGCTGGTTGGTGTAGCATTGATAGAAATGTTGCGATGGGTTGACACATACTATTTTGTGTCTGTATCATCTTCATTTGTTGGTTATGGTGATATCAGCTTTAGATCTAGTCTTGGAAAGGGTTTTGCAATCGTATGGTTATCATTGTGTGGGGTGATACTTGGCAGGGCTTTCACATATATAAGGATGTATCTATTAAGAGAAAGTGTTAGTCCTGAAACAAGAAAAAATATGGAAACAAAGTGGTCACCAAGATTTGAGAACCGTAGGATTGCTGTGGCATTGTCTTTCATAGAGTCTCAAGCTACATTAAGTTGGATAATTGATAATTTGCCCATAAGCAGTGGTGATACTATTTATTTGATTCATGTGGCAAGTGAGGATTCTTATGACAATCTATACCGTGATACTGGTTCTGGTGATGTGACTCTTGCTGAATTCAGAACTACGAAGGGTAGATTGAAGTACCATGTTACAGCAGACATTGAATCAGCAGATCTTCAGAGGTTTGGAGAAACTATGAAGCCTAAAAAG GTATCGGTCAAGGTGAGGATTTTTTATGGAAATCCTAAGAAAAAGCTTTGTGAAGCAATCAGAGTCCTGCAGCTTACTAGTTTGATATTGGGAAGAAAAGAGACTCATATTATTTGA
- the LOC101314588 gene encoding uncharacterized protein LOC101314588, whose product MVVLLAVILQSSRIYYMPRSPQFWVDSAAISQLSMSDNYELTATWHLTLFVVNPNQILGLHYESLKVMLFYGDKENSHKQTLAGQPVFPPFFLSTREVTNLKFMLATKKAYVGKDVANKIREEMAGESLVRFGLSLFVWYRRDVKPLIDPGPRFLRIFCDPVEFGFTLNDRIGNLTARPMACKLDNTLGRERWTLLLDENR is encoded by the coding sequence ATGGTTGTTCTCCTAGCAGTGATACTTCAAAGCAGTCGAATCTACTACATGCCTAGATCACCACAGTTCTGGGTCGACTCAGCTGCAATTTCCCAACTCAGTATGTCCGACAACTATGAATTAACAGCCACATGGCATCTCACATTGTTTGTTGTAAATCCTAACCAGATTCTGGGACTCCACTATGAGAGCCTTAAGGTCATGCTTTTTTATGGGGACAAGGAAAACAGTCACAAACAAACGCTGGCAGGGCAGCCTGTGTTTCCTCCATTCTTCCTAAGCACGAGAGAAGTCACTAACCTAAAATTCATGTTGGCTACTAAGAAAGCGTATGTGGGCAAAGATGTAGCCAACAAAATTAGAGAAGAGATGGCTGGTGAGTCGTTGGTGAGATTCGGGCTCAGCTTGTTTGTTTGGTATAGGCGTGACGTTAAACCGCTAATTGATCCTGGTCCCAGGTTCTTGAGGATCTTCTGTGACCCGGTCGAGTTCGGATTTACCCTGAATGATCGGATTGGGAATCTGACTGCTCGACCTATGGCTTGCAAGCTAGATAATACACTTGGCCGCGAAAGATGGACATTGTTGTTGGATGAGAATCGGTGA